A DNA window from Aureibaculum sp. 2308TA14-22 contains the following coding sequences:
- a CDS encoding MraY family glycosyltransferase, with the protein MIVYLIIFISLFFLAFIYLKVGDYFNIIDKPNQRSSHKEATIRGGGIIFYLAIVLFYIGSNFQYIPFFLAVTLIAFVSFIDDLIMLSPKVRLIAHFSTAFLLIWQLGLLTSPIWLLILVSVIIVGFFNLYNFMDGINGMTGIYSIIVLSGFLFVNLMEKILDNNLMIFVLLALLVFGFFNFRKKAAWFAGDIGSMSLATLIFFLGAKFIITLNAPIFILIIVVYGIDACLTIFLRIYRKENISEAHRHHLYQKLVDKKKWSHIKVALVYALIQLLINIMIYYTYNHSFNLQVVLVICTILVMIVLYYLINMSFKNFDKQANSI; encoded by the coding sequence ATGATAGTTTATTTAATCATTTTTATTAGTCTCTTTTTTCTTGCCTTTATATACCTAAAAGTAGGAGATTACTTTAATATTATTGATAAACCCAATCAAAGAAGTTCACATAAAGAAGCCACTATCAGAGGGGGTGGTATTATTTTTTATCTTGCTATTGTTTTATTTTACATAGGCTCTAATTTTCAATACATTCCTTTTTTCTTAGCGGTAACACTAATTGCTTTTGTAAGTTTTATTGATGATTTAATCATGCTAAGCCCTAAAGTAAGGTTGATAGCCCATTTTTCTACAGCTTTTTTATTGATATGGCAGCTCGGATTATTAACAAGCCCTATATGGTTATTGATTTTGGTCTCCGTAATTATAGTTGGTTTTTTTAACCTTTATAACTTTATGGATGGAATAAATGGAATGACCGGTATATATTCAATAATAGTTTTAAGCGGGTTTTTATTTGTAAATCTAATGGAAAAAATATTAGATAATAATTTAATGATTTTTGTTTTATTGGCCCTATTAGTATTCGGATTTTTTAACTTCAGGAAAAAAGCTGCATGGTTTGCCGGTGATATTGGCAGTATGTCTTTAGCCACGTTAATATTTTTTCTTGGAGCAAAATTTATTATTACTTTAAATGCTCCAATCTTTATATTAATTATTGTAGTATATGGTATTGATGCTTGTTTAACCATATTTTTGCGTATATATAGAAAGGAAAATATTTCAGAAGCACATAGGCATCATTTGTATCAAAAATTAGTAGATAAAAAAAAATGGAGCCATATAAAAGTGGCACTTGTATACGCCTTAATTCAACTACTAATTAATATAATGATATATTATACTTATAACCATTCATTTAATTTACAAGTTGTATTGGTTATATGCACAATACTCGTTATGATTGTTTTATATTACCTTATTAATATGTCTTTTAAAAATTTTGATAAACAAGCTAATTCAATCTGA